In the Setaria italica strain Yugu1 chromosome VI, Setaria_italica_v2.0, whole genome shotgun sequence genome, one interval contains:
- the LOC101781405 gene encoding probable arabinosyltransferase ARAD1 has translation MVLERKMQPPLPPPEHRRALRFVVFLAVSLLAFSCWALVNSRINDAIPDSAVLVRDADDKTAPALTGDDPAAAVPVGGAATARAANLSDPVIRVPPLVRGGGGEGEQRISERCDADLAALRVYVYDLPAEFHFGMLGWDGGKGRLAAAWPDVGDARAAPHYPGGLNLQHSVAYWLLLDILSSSTPPPGRPCVAVRVANASLADVFFVPFFASLSYNRHSKLRRGEKVSRNRALQAELVKYLSRKEEWRRWGGRDHLIVPHHPNSMMEARKRLSAAMFVLSDFGRYSPDVANLKKDVIAPYKHVVRSLADDESPAFDQRPVLAYFQGAIHRKAGGKVRQKLYQLLKDERDVHFTYGSVRRDGIRRATAGMSTSKFCLNIAGDTPSSNRLFDAIASHCVPVIVSDDIELPFEDVLDYSEFCVFVRAADAARKGFLLRLLRGISREEWTRMWGRLKEVARHFEYQYPSRPGDAVQMIWGAVARKMHSVKLQLHKRGRYQRTGSES, from the exons ATGGTGTTGGAGAGGAAGATGCAGCCACCATTGCCGCCGCCCGAGCACCGGAGAGCCCTCCGGTTCGTGGTCTTCCTGGCCGTCTCCCTCCTGGCCTTCTCCTGCTGGGCTCTCGTCAATTCCAGGATCAACGACGCCATTCCCGACTCCGCCGTCCTGGTGCGCGACGCCGACGACAAGACGGCGCCCGCGCTCACCGGCGAcgacccggcggcggccgtcccGGTGGGCGGTGccgcgacggcgcgcgcggcgaATCTGAGCGATCCGGTGATCCGGGTGCCGCCGCTGgtacgaggtggaggaggggaaggggagcAACGGATCAGCGAGAGGTGCGACGCGGACCTCGCGGCGCTCCGGGTGTACGTGTACGACCTGCCGGCGGAGTTCCACTTCGGCATGCTGGGGTGGGACGGCGGCAAGGGGaggttggcggcggcgtggcccgaCGTCGGtgacgcccgcgccgcgccgcactACCCCGGCGGGCTCAACCTGCAGCACAGCGTGGCGTACTGGCTCTTGCTGGACATCCTGTCCtcctccaccccgccgcccggcaGGCCCTGCGTCGCCGTCAGGGTGGCGAACGCGAGCCTCGCCGACGTCTTCTTCGTGCCCTTCTTCGCGTCGCTGAGCTACAACCGCCACTCGAAGCTCCGGCGCGGGGAGAAGGTGAGCCGGAACCGGGCCCTGCAGGCCGAGCTGGTGAAGTACCTGTCGCGGAAGGAGGAATGGAGGCGGTGGGGCGGCCGGGACCACCTCATCGTGCCGCACCACCCCAACAGCATGATGGAGGCCCGGAAGCGGCTCAGCGCCGCCATGTTCGTGCTCTCCGACTTCGGGAGGTACTCGCCGGACGTCGCCAACCTCAAGAAGGACGTCATCGCGCCGTACAAGCACGTCGtccgctccctcgccgacgACGAGTCGCCGGCGTTCGACCAGCGCCCCGTCCTCGCATATTTCCAAGGCGCCATCCACAGGAAAGCT GGCGGCAAGGTTCGGCAGAAGCTGTACCAGCTGCTCAAGGACGAGCGCGACGTGCACTTCACCTACGGCAGCGTCCGGCGGGACGGCATCCGGCGCGCCACGGCGGGGATGTCAACGTCCAAGTTCTGCCTCAACATCGCCGGCGACACGCCGTCGTCGAACCGGCTCTTCGACGCCATCGCGAGCCACTGCGTCCCGGTCATCGTCAGCGACGACATCGAGCTGCCGTTCGAGGACGTGCTGGACTACTCGGAGTTCTGCGTGTTCgtgcgcgccgccgacgccgccaggAAGGGGTTCCTGCTGCGCCTGCTCCGGGGCATCTCCCGCGAAGAGTGGACCAGGATGTGGGGGAGGCTCAAGGAGGTGGCGCGGCACTTCGAGTACCAGTACCCGTCGCGGCCGGGCGACGCCGTGCAGATGATCTGGGGCGCGGTGGCGAGGAAGATGCACTCCGTGAAGCTGCAGCTGCACAAGCGCGGGAGGTATCAGAGAACGGGTTCGGAATCATGA
- the LOC101778700 gene encoding ATP-dependent 6-phosphofructokinase 5, chloroplastic, with translation MAAALKSSSSFYSTQQHQWLLSKKDQSLHGSSHANAKQCKSKKITKLAPLCVKATSSKVELDFNDPSWKQKFQEDWEQRFSLPSITDIYDLKPRPTTFSLKKNRTPTGDENVDMWNGYVNNDDRALLKVIKYSSPTSAGAECIDPECSWVEQWVHRAGPRKEIYYEPEEVKAAIVTCGGLCPGLNDVIRQIVFTLETYGVKNIVGIPFGYRGFFEKGLKEMPLSRHLVENINLNGGSFLGVSRGGAKTSEIVDSIQARRIDMLFVLGGNGTHAGANAIHEECRKRKLKVSVVAVPKTIDNDILLMDKTFGFDTAVEEAQRAINSAYIEARSAYHGIGLVKLMGRSSGFIAMHASLSSGQVDVCLIPEVPFTLDGELGVLQHLEHLLKTKGFCVVCVAEAAGQDLLQNSGATDASGNVILSDIGVHMQQKIKTHFKDIGVPADVKYIDPTYMVRACRANASDAILCTVLGQNAVHGAFAGFSGITSCICNTHYVYLPITEVIKAPKRVNPNSRMWHRCLTSTGQPDFH, from the exons ATGGCTGCTGCTTTGAAATCAAGCAGCAGTTTTTATAGCACACAACAGCACCAGTGGCTGCTGTCAAAAAAGGATCAAAGTTTACATGGTTCTTCACACGCAAATGCCAAACAATGCAAAAGCAAGAAGATAACAAAGCTTGCCCCACTTTGTGTTAAAGCTACTTCCTCGAAAGTGGAATTAGATTTTAACGATCCATCTTGGAAGCAGAAATTTCAGGAAGACTGGGAACAAAGATTTAGTTTGCCAAGTATCACTGATATATATGATTTGAAACCAAGGCCAACTACATTCTCACTCAAGAAAAACAG GACTCCTACAGGTGATGAAAATGTGGATATGTGGAATGGCTATGTTAACAATGATGATAGGGCACTTTTGAAG GTGATAAAATATTCATCGCCTACATCTGCTGGAGCAGAGTGCATTGATCCCGAGTGTAGCTGGGTGGAGCAATG GGTGCATCGGGCAGGACCACGCAAGGAGATATACTATGAGCCAGAGGAAGTTAAAGCTGCCATAGTTACCTGTGGAGGACTCTGCCCTGGTTTGAATGATGTCATCAGACAG ATAGTATTCACCCTAGAGACCTATGGTGTTAAGAATATTGTTGGAATTCCATTTGGTTATCGTGGATTTTTTGAAAAAGGCCTAAAGGAAATGCCA CTTTCACGTCATCTAGTGGAGAATATAAATCTTAATGGTGGAAGTTTTCTTGGAGTTTCTCGTGGTGGAGCTAAAACTAGTGAGATTGTTGATAGTATACAG GCCAGGAGAATTGACATGCTTTTTGTACTTGGTGGAAACGGTACCCATGCAGGGGCAAATGCTATCCATGAAGAG TGTCGTAAGAGAAAGCTGAAGGTTTCAGTTGTAGCAGTTCCAAAGACCATTGATAACGATATACTTCTGATGGATAAGACATTTGGTTTTGATACAGCTGTGGAAGAAGCCCAAAGAGCCATTAACTCTGCCTATATAGAG GCACGTAGTGCGTACCATGGTATCGGTCTGGTCAAATTAATGGGAAGAAGCAGTGGGTTTATTGCAATGCATGCTTCCCTTTCAAGTGGGCAGGTTGATGTTTGTTTGATACCAGAG GTCCCATTCACTCTAGATGGAGAACTTGGTGTTCTGCAGCATCTTGAGCATTTGTTAAAGACAAAGGGATTCTGTGTGGTTTGTGTTGCAGAAGCTGCAGGACAA GATCTACTGCAAAATTCAGGTGCTACTGATGCATCAGGAAATGTGATACTTAGTGACATTGGTGTTCACATGCAGCAGAAG ATCAAGACGCATTTCAAGGACATCGGTGTTCCGGCCGATGTGAAATACATTGACCCAACTTACATGGTTCGGGCATGCCGTGCCAATGCATCTGATGCAATCTTGTGCACTGTACTTGGACAAAACGCA GTCCATGGAGCATTTGCGGGTTTCAGCGGCATCACTTCTTGCATCTGCAACACCCACTACGTCTACCTTCCCATCACGGAGGTCATCAAGGCGCCGAAGCGCGTGAACCCCAACAGCAGGATGTGGCATCGGTGCCTCACGTCCACTGGTCAACCCGACTTCCACTGA
- the LOC101778047 gene encoding uncharacterized protein LOC101778047 yields MARPPDLIDDATTEILLRLPPDDPACLVRASLVCKAWRELLSGPAFLRRYRAFHGAPPLLGFLRNIYDEGPRARFVVAAATGSASPFSAPAFDRPNWWVVECRHGRALLQSFEQHEPRRLVVWDPITGDQQHVPVPDYPYFCRTAAVLCAADGCGHLDCHGGPFLVVVIGAYDDGDLSWASVYSSETGAWTTSSSIRLDAYIEERPSLLAGDALYFSILQGNRSRILKYDLVGRGLQLINVPDMYEETDSIVVTSEDGGLGLAGVKDGNLHLWTWQAGPQGVAEWVQGRMVKLRMLLPVIDPLVSLDVIGFIEGKGTIFISSDVGVFAVMPKSGQVKKVGERGSYTYCTIAPYVSFYTPDLAKGRLLPP; encoded by the exons ATGGCGCGGCCGCCGGATCTGATCGACGACGCCACCACcgagatcctcctccgcctcccgccggaCGACCCGGCGTGCCTCGTGCGCGCCTCCCTCGTCTGCAAGGCCTGGCGCGAGCTCCTCTCCGGCcccgccttcctccgccgctaccgcgcgttccacggcgcgccgcccctgctcggCTTCCTCCGCAACATCTACGACGAGGGCCCCCGCGCTCGattcgtcgtcgccgccgccaccggcagcGCCTCCCCCTTCTCCGCGCCGGCGTTCGACCGCCCCAACTGGTGGGTCGTCGAGTGTCGCCACGGGCGCGCGCTGCTCCAATCCTTCGAGCAGCATGAGCCACGGCGCCTCGTCGTCTGGGACCCCATCACCGGCGACCAGCAGCACGTGCCCGTGCCCGATTACCCTTACTTCTGCCGCACCGCGGCGGTGCTCTGCGCCGCGGACGGCTGCGGCCACCTCGACTGCCACGGCGGCCCgttcctcgtcgtcgtcatcggcgCCTACGACGACGGGGATCTCAGTTGGGCGAGCGTGTACTCATCCGAGACTGGCGCATGGACCACGTCGTCCTCCATTCGACTTGACGCCTACATCGAGGAGAGGCCCAGTCTCCTTGCCGGAGACGCGCTCTACTTTAGCATTCTACAAGGCAACAGAAGTCGAATTCTCAAGTATGACTTGGTTGGGCGGGGTCTCCAACTTATCAACGTGCCGGACATGTATGAGGAGACGGATAGCATTGTTGTGACCTCCGAGGACGGCGGTCTAGGACTCGCCGGGGTGAAGGATGGTAATCTCCACCTGTGGACATGGCAGGCTGGCCCTCAAGGCGTTGCAGAATGGGTGCAAGGCAGGATGGTAAAGCTTAGGATGCTGCTCCCCGTTATTGATCCGTTGGTCTCACTTGATGTGATTGGCTTCATAGAGGGCAAAGGTACCATTTTCATTAGCTCAGATGTTGGTGTCTTCGCAGTCATGCCCAAGTCAGGGCAGGTGAAGAAGGTCGGGGAGAGAGGGTCCTACACCTACTGCACCATTGCACCGTACGTGAGCTTCTACACTCCAG ATCTTGCTAAGGGCAGATTGCTACCACCGTGA
- the LOC111257722 gene encoding uncharacterized protein LOC111257722 encodes MARPPELIDDIFGEILLRLPPDDPACLIRVSLVCKPWRRLLSDPAFLHRYRAFHGAPPLLGFFRNFQGKRFVATTAPSPIAPLPMAFEAHEGWMTMDCRHGRALHDCFGSGLVVWDPSPVTSIECPLPENRVTTTLQRCSAAWTVATTSISAAAHSSSSSYALKTSLTSGRAFTHRRLRAYLPEGIVVTAEDNRLGFAGLRDDSLYLWLWQAGADGSVGWTQDRLIKVKMLLPILEPSTSSLELPGFIEGTDTIIISANVGVFAIMLNSREVRKLGHV; translated from the exons ATGGCGCGGCCGCCTGAGCTGATCGACGACATCTTCGGcgagatcctcctccgcctcccgccagACGACCCGGCGTGCCTCATCCGCGTCTCGCTCGTCTGCAAGCCCTGGCGCCGGCTCCTCTCCGACCCCGCCTTCCTCCACCGCtaccgcgcgttccacggcgcACCGCCCCTGCTCGGCTTCTTCCGCAACTTCCAAGGCAAACGTTTCGTGGCCACCACCGCTCCCTCCCCCATCGCCCCGCTGCCGATGGCGTTCGAAGCCCATGAAGGATGGATGACAATGGATTGCCGACATGGACGCGCGCTGCACGACTGCTTTGGGTCCGGTCTCGTCGTCTGGGACCCATCACCGGTGACCAGCATCGAGTGCCCCCTCCCGGAGAACCGGGTTACTACAACGCTGCAGCGGTGCTCTGCGGCGTGGACGGTTGCGACCACCTCGATTTCCGCGGCGGCCCattcctcctcgtcctcctatGCACTTAAGACAAGTCTGACAAGTGGGCGAGCATTTACTCATCGAAGACTGAGGGCCTATTTG CCGGAGGGCATTGTTGTGACGGCGGAGGACAACCGGCTGGGGTTCGCGGGTCTGAGAGATGACAGCCTGTACCTGTGGTTGTGGCAGGCTGGTGCTGACGGCAGTGTAGGATGGACGCAAGACAGGCTCATCAAGGTCAAGATGCTACTCCCCATTCTTGAACCATCGACCTCATCACTTGAGCTGCCTGGCTTTATAGAGGGCACAGATACTATTATCATCAGCGCAAATGTTGGCGTCTTCGCAATCATGCTCAACTCAAGGGAGGTGAGGAagttaggccatgtttag